The genome window GACCAACTGTTACCAAATAGGGGGAGCTGAGAGTTGCTGTAATGCTTTTgctatttgctttctttccctgATACCAAGTTCTGGGTAAGCGTCCTACCTTTCTGACCAACTTGGCAGAGCAGCTGTCTTCTCTAACACTGTTAGTATCAAGTGTTCAAAGGTGCGCATGAACAGTGCGTAGCTTTTCAAtctcaaaacaaaaatctgagGAGCTCCTTCCATCCAGTGATTGGATGGAAGCCTGGACTTTATGAACCTGCATCAGTTAGAGTATTTTTTCTGTGATAAGTGGTTCTGCAGCAGAGGCCTGTACTGGGAAGAACAACTGTTGTCCCAGCCTGCCTCACGTGCTTGTTTCAGCAGATACCTGCTAGTTATTGAAATAGAGAGTTCTTGCTATCTGCGCTCTGCACGTTGCTTCGTAACTCCCAGAGCTGGTCTCTAAATTGACCTGGATGGGTTTATTACATtagaatgaatgaatgaatccCAGGCCAGTGCATCGTGTAGTGTTTGTCTGCTGCTTGTAGTTCTGATACCCTATTTTGAGGAACAGAGGTGGGAACCACATTCCATCACACTTCCTTCCCTCCTCGACAAACCCTTGTGATATTTCATTGTAGTTACACTGAAACTGAGCAGGTGCCTCCAGGTACTGGACACAGGCTTTAAGCACCCAGGAATAAAGCTTCACTGGGATTCTGTAGGCATACTCAGCTAGTTTTCACTTCAATTGCCACACAAGCTTGTTTAGTTGATTCTGTCCTTAGAGGGGATGCTCAAAAAACCTACAGTACTCGGTGCAGCTGCATTTGTAACAGGCCTAAGCTAGTTTGTTTAAAGCTTGTTCAGTTCAGGTACCATCTGCCAAAGAAACCACTACCGGGTTCACGCTTCAGAACTAACAGTTTATCCAGTGATTTATTCATAACTCAAGCCAcacagaatttctttcttctttctttttcgcTAGTGCCCTCTGAAATGGAGgtcccttgttttcttttaatgaggGGCCGTTTGGATGTTGTGCCACCACAGTCAGCTACTGGTACAGGTCGTGGGCCACTGTCACCTGGGCTTGCTAGGAGATCTGCACCAGCTGGAGGTTTAATATTCATCAGCAAGGAATGGTCAGCTGTAAGCCCCAAGGAGGTAAATGCCTCTGTGGCTCTAGTCAGCCCAGATGATTGCAACAAGCTGCTTGGGAAATCCTTCTCTTGGCCAGGAAGCTGTAGGGGTCCTTTATAGTCACTTACAGCCTGAATTCCACTGATCCTTGCTTCTGGGCAGAGCCAGGCTGGAGGTTCAGGGAAGGGCTCCCCATCTTCTGAAGTAGCATCATCTTCTGAAGCCATTGCTTCTGGGGCACTGCTGAGCCATGGTGCAACTTCCATACCATTTAAAGAATTCAAGCTACAGTCAGAGCAAATGGATGCATCTTCTGAATCGCCATCGTAAGGAtctaaaaactaaaataaaggaTGGATGCTTATTTCTATAAAGAGGCAACGTAGAAtggattttaaaaacacaatagAAGTCACAGGCTTACTATGGAAGTTTTCATCTTAATCCACATGTTCCCACCTATGAGTTCAGCTTTGGAAACTACCCCGAGAACAAGGCTGCTACATAGTAACCAAACCTACCTGCAGTCCCTTGGAGTCCTTTGCTTTCTTGAGTCCTCCAGCAAGCAGGCTAGGCACGACCTGTTTAAGTGAAGTTGACACTGGTTTATAAAGCACCTTCCTGTGAATTACTGATCAAAGTAGGTAAAAATCCTAGAGCAGAGGGATCCAGATTATCCCCTTGctaagagaaagtaaaaaatttATCTCAGTCTACCTTTTAAAGGCCTGGTAAAGGCCCAGGGGCTGAGGAGAGCTATCGTAAGTCTTCTCGCACTGAAAACATTGCTATGAAGAGAGGGGTGTGTGATTGCCCTGCCACCAGACCATAAATTGAATCAGCATATTGCTAACAGTAGGGGAGATGAGATAAACTTTAAAGGTGAGAGACCTTCCCTTCTGCTCAGGtccctttttattcttttacatGAGGATTATCTGAAATTCTTGTTAGTTGATTTCTTAATCTGCTGTGCTTGGGAGAGTTTGATAACTAAAACTGTCAAAACAAGGCCTTTCAATCAGCTTCAATATTGCTGCTGGGACACTGAGGTTTCAGGCTTCTTTTCCCATGTGGTTAAGCATGGACCTGTCGAGACCTGGATGAAGAATCTTCCTCATAAATTTATTTGCTTGGGAACAAAGCATTTTGGAACAGAACTTATAGTATGGGtctatttaaagaataaataaaataaaagccacaTAGTGAAGGAGttccttttaacagcaaagtaCAGGTACAGAACAGTCACACAAAGAGAAACAAGTTCAGTGCAAGGAAACT of Phaenicophaeus curvirostris isolate KB17595 chromosome 5, BPBGC_Pcur_1.0, whole genome shotgun sequence contains these proteins:
- the LOC138720730 gene encoding uncharacterized protein, with the translated sequence MASAEKRQWRRKRRGQLVEVAAQEMKDSVKSPEYIERLAHKYMQKCMVESSTESESESSTEVVPSLLAGGLKKAKDSKGLQFLDPYDGDSEDASICSDCSLNSLNGMEVAPWLSSAPEAMASEDDATSEDGEPFPEPPAWLCPEARISGIQAVSDYKGPLQLPGQEKDFPSSLLQSSGLTRATEAFTSLGLTADHSLLMNIKPPAGADLLASPGDSGPRPVPVADCGGTTSKRPLIKRKQGTSISEGTSEKERRKKFCVA